A single genomic interval of Primulina huaijiensis isolate GDHJ02 chromosome 7, ASM1229523v2, whole genome shotgun sequence harbors:
- the LOC140980347 gene encoding BTB/POZ domain-containing protein At5g60050 isoform X1 produces the protein MGDFRFWILAHILFPPVAVTCSEPRNTSMASQKSSRNQQQSVSAMIRQGFISGPFLSPPPSIRPAPGPMVPTFFEMMSIEQAREPKPKSDAQKKVQERVSEALTRAPFRNHELWGMGDVRLTVAEAGGGESAAFRVSMDVHQRVLAGKSRFFAEKLRRIGAHSVEILECDDVEVYVEAVVLMYSDNLKTKLMGMEVSKVVSLLKVYSALLFDDGIRTCLEYLEAVPWSQDDEERMVSHLNQLQLDESRTDSVLQRLTAEPSTSASADEIFLKLSFGVLQAKDDKSRKEMKVLISRLLKDNANNHGFHDRLDITRDTLYNLCDRCLSSLVLCLSEATCLDESMSERSTLMGEIAREADNMQWIVGILIDRKMGDEFVKLWGDQKELAVLHSKIPSFYRHEVSKITAQLCISIGRGHILVPKDTRFSLLSTWLVALYDDFRWIRRAGKSVDRKLIEEGLCRTILTLPLAQQQYILLDWFNRFLNIGDDCPNIQRAFEIWWRRAFVKRYTIELQPQITAHDVLSQSNGSGST, from the exons atgggAGATTTCAGGTTTTGGATTTTAGCGCACATTTTATTTCCACCAGTCGCTGTCACATGCTCTGAACCTCGCAACACTTCAATGGCGTCCCAGAAATCATCAAGAAACCAACAGCAATCGGTCTCCGCAATGATAAGGCAAGGCTTCATCTCCGGCCCCTTCCTCTCCCCTCCCCCAAGCATTCGGCCCGCTCCAGGCCCGATGGTCCCGACATTTTTCGAGATGATGTCCATTGAGCAGGCCCGTGAGCCCAAACCCAAGTCAGATGCCCAAAAGAAAGTCCAAGAAAGGGTTTCTGAGGCGTTGACACGGGCCCCATTTCGAAATCATGAACTATGGGGCATGGGTGACGTCAGACTGACGGTGGCGGAGGCGGGGGGAGGGGAGTCCGCGGCGTTTCGGGTGTCCATGGACGTGCACCAGAGGGTCTTGGCGGGGAAGAGCAGGTTCTTCGCGGAGAAGCTCCGGCGGATTGGTGCGCATTCTGTTGAGATTCTCGAATGTGACGATGTGGAGGTTTATGTGGAGGCTGTGGTGCTAATGTACAGCGATAATTTGAAGACTAAGCTCATGGGTATGGAGGTTTCCAAGGTTGTGTCCCTCTTGAAG GTATATTCAGCTTTACTGTTTGATGATGGGATAAGGACATGTTTGGAGTATCTAGAAGCAGTACCGTGGTCTCAAGATGATGAGGAACGAATGGTTTCGCATCTAAATCAACTTCAGCTCGATGAATCAAGAACGGATTCTGTGCTTCAGAGATTGACCGCTGAGCCATCAACATCTGCAAGTGCTGATGAGATTTTCTTGAAACTGTCATTCGGTGTATTGCAGGCCAAAGATGATAAATCTCGCAAAGAAATGAAAGTTTTGATATCTCGATTGCTCAAAGACAATGCTAACAACCATGGATTTCATGATCGGCTTGATATAACGAGAGATACCTTGTATAACCTATGTGATAGATGTCTTAGTTCTCTTGTGCTATGCTTATCCGAAGCAACATGCTTAGATGAAAGCATGAGTGAGAGAAGTACATTGATGGGGGAGATAGCTCGAGAGGCAGACAATATGCAGTGGATTGTTGGTATTTTGATCGATAGAAAAATGGGAGATGAGTTTGTGAAGTTATGGGGCGACCAGAAGGAGCTCGCAGTTCTTCATTCGAAGATTCCCAGTTTTTATCGGCATGAAGTTAGCAAGATTACAGCACAATTATGTATCTCTATTGGGAGAGGACATATCTTAGTGCCAAAGGATACGAGGTTTTCTTTGCTGTCGACTTGGTTGGTGGCACTGTACGATGATTTCAGGTGGATAAGAAGGGCTGGAAAATCAGTTGACAGGAAATTGATCGAGGAGGGATTGTGTCGAACAATCCTCACTTTGCCGTTGGCTCAGCAGCAGTATATTTTACTCGATTGGTTCAATAGATTCCTTAACATAGGGGATGATTGTCCTAATATTCAGAGAGCATTCGAGATTTGGTGGAGAAGGGCTTTCGTGAAAAGATACACGATCGAGCTCCAACCGCAGATTACGGCTCACGATGTCCTAAGCCAATCGAACGGCTCAGGATCCACCTGA
- the LOC140980347 gene encoding BTB/POZ domain-containing protein At5g60050 isoform X2: MGDFRFWILAHILFPPVAVTCSEPRNTSMASQKSSRNQQQSVSAMIRQGFISGPFLSPPPSIRPAPGPMVPTFFEMMSIEQAREPKPKSDAQKKVQERVSEALTRAPFRNHELWGMGDVRLTVAEAGGGESAAFRVSMDVHQRVLAGKSRFFAEKLRRIGAHSVEILECDDVEVYVEAVVLMYSDNLKTKLMGMEVSKVYSALLFDDGIRTCLEYLEAVPWSQDDEERMVSHLNQLQLDESRTDSVLQRLTAEPSTSASADEIFLKLSFGVLQAKDDKSRKEMKVLISRLLKDNANNHGFHDRLDITRDTLYNLCDRCLSSLVLCLSEATCLDESMSERSTLMGEIAREADNMQWIVGILIDRKMGDEFVKLWGDQKELAVLHSKIPSFYRHEVSKITAQLCISIGRGHILVPKDTRFSLLSTWLVALYDDFRWIRRAGKSVDRKLIEEGLCRTILTLPLAQQQYILLDWFNRFLNIGDDCPNIQRAFEIWWRRAFVKRYTIELQPQITAHDVLSQSNGSGST, from the exons atgggAGATTTCAGGTTTTGGATTTTAGCGCACATTTTATTTCCACCAGTCGCTGTCACATGCTCTGAACCTCGCAACACTTCAATGGCGTCCCAGAAATCATCAAGAAACCAACAGCAATCGGTCTCCGCAATGATAAGGCAAGGCTTCATCTCCGGCCCCTTCCTCTCCCCTCCCCCAAGCATTCGGCCCGCTCCAGGCCCGATGGTCCCGACATTTTTCGAGATGATGTCCATTGAGCAGGCCCGTGAGCCCAAACCCAAGTCAGATGCCCAAAAGAAAGTCCAAGAAAGGGTTTCTGAGGCGTTGACACGGGCCCCATTTCGAAATCATGAACTATGGGGCATGGGTGACGTCAGACTGACGGTGGCGGAGGCGGGGGGAGGGGAGTCCGCGGCGTTTCGGGTGTCCATGGACGTGCACCAGAGGGTCTTGGCGGGGAAGAGCAGGTTCTTCGCGGAGAAGCTCCGGCGGATTGGTGCGCATTCTGTTGAGATTCTCGAATGTGACGATGTGGAGGTTTATGTGGAGGCTGTGGTGCTAATGTACAGCGATAATTTGAAGACTAAGCTCATGGGTATGGAGGTTTCCAAG GTATATTCAGCTTTACTGTTTGATGATGGGATAAGGACATGTTTGGAGTATCTAGAAGCAGTACCGTGGTCTCAAGATGATGAGGAACGAATGGTTTCGCATCTAAATCAACTTCAGCTCGATGAATCAAGAACGGATTCTGTGCTTCAGAGATTGACCGCTGAGCCATCAACATCTGCAAGTGCTGATGAGATTTTCTTGAAACTGTCATTCGGTGTATTGCAGGCCAAAGATGATAAATCTCGCAAAGAAATGAAAGTTTTGATATCTCGATTGCTCAAAGACAATGCTAACAACCATGGATTTCATGATCGGCTTGATATAACGAGAGATACCTTGTATAACCTATGTGATAGATGTCTTAGTTCTCTTGTGCTATGCTTATCCGAAGCAACATGCTTAGATGAAAGCATGAGTGAGAGAAGTACATTGATGGGGGAGATAGCTCGAGAGGCAGACAATATGCAGTGGATTGTTGGTATTTTGATCGATAGAAAAATGGGAGATGAGTTTGTGAAGTTATGGGGCGACCAGAAGGAGCTCGCAGTTCTTCATTCGAAGATTCCCAGTTTTTATCGGCATGAAGTTAGCAAGATTACAGCACAATTATGTATCTCTATTGGGAGAGGACATATCTTAGTGCCAAAGGATACGAGGTTTTCTTTGCTGTCGACTTGGTTGGTGGCACTGTACGATGATTTCAGGTGGATAAGAAGGGCTGGAAAATCAGTTGACAGGAAATTGATCGAGGAGGGATTGTGTCGAACAATCCTCACTTTGCCGTTGGCTCAGCAGCAGTATATTTTACTCGATTGGTTCAATAGATTCCTTAACATAGGGGATGATTGTCCTAATATTCAGAGAGCATTCGAGATTTGGTGGAGAAGGGCTTTCGTGAAAAGATACACGATCGAGCTCCAACCGCAGATTACGGCTCACGATGTCCTAAGCCAATCGAACGGCTCAGGATCCACCTGA